In a genomic window of Chrysemys picta bellii isolate R12L10 chromosome 23, ASM1138683v2, whole genome shotgun sequence:
- the GJA4 gene encoding gap junction alpha-4 protein, which yields MGDWGFLEKLLDQVQEHSTVIGKIWLTVLFIFRILILGLAGESVWGDEQSDFLCNTKQPGCVNVCYDKAFPISHIRYWVLQFLFVSTPTLVYLGHVIYLSGREEKLKQRESELRAAQIKDLKAEQALSAVQKKISKICVAEDGRIKLRGSLMWTYVVSVICKSIFEAGFLLGQWYLYGFFMPPIFVCERAPCPHKVDCFVSRPTEKTIFIIFMMVVGLISLGLNLLELFHLCCKNLLSSMREASSSSSPAGDIDSFPDSKPCHYLPLSESHSPPYLAYNKLSSEQNWANFNTEENLALRSGNKPSPESYAPGAQPLQERQASRPGSSASKKQYV from the coding sequence ATGGGGGACTGGGGCTTCCTGGAGAAGCTGCTGGACCAGGTCCAGGAGCACTCAACAGTGATTGGGAAGATCTGGTTGACGGTGCTGTTCATCTTCAGGATACTTATCCTGGGCCTGGCCGGGGAATCGGTGTGGGGGGACGAGCAGTCGGATTTCCTGTGCAACACCAAGCAGCCGGGCTGTGTCAACGTGTGCTACGACAAGGCCTTCCCCATCTCCCACATCCGCTACTGGGTGCTGCAGTTCCTCTTCGTCAGCACCCCTACCTTGGTCTACCTGGGCCACGTCATCTACCTCTCGGGGCGGGAGGAGAAGCTGAAGCAGCGGGAGAGCGAGCTCCGGGCGGCGCAGATCAAAGACTTGAAGGCGGAGCAGGCTCTGTCGGCGGTGCAGAAGAAGATCTCCAAGATCTGCGTGGCGGAGGACGGCCGCATCAAGCTCCGCGGATCCCTGATGTGGACCTACGTCGTCAGTGTCATTTGCAAGAGCATCTTCGAGGCTGGCTTCCTCTTAGGCCAGTGGTACCTGTACGGTTTCTTCATGCCGCCCATCTTCGTGTGCGAGagggccccctgcccccacaaggTGGACTGCTTTGTCTCCCGCCCCACTGAGAAGACCATCTTCATCATCTTCATGATGGTGGTGGGCCTGATCTCCCTGGGCCTCAACCTCCTGGAGCTCTTCCACCTCTGCTGCAAGAACCTGCTCAGCAGCATGAGGGAGGCCTCTTCCTcttccagcccagctggggacaTAGACTCCTTCCCAGACAGCAAGCCGTGTCACTACCTCCCCCTGAGCGAGAGCCACTCCCCTCCCTACCTGGCCTACAACAAGCTGTCGAGCGAGCAGAACTGGGCCAACTTCAACACCGAGGAGAACCTGGCGCTGCGCAGTGGCAACAAGCCCTCCCCTGAGTCCTacgccccaggagcccagcccctgcaggagAGACAGGCCAGCCGGCCCGGCAGCTCTGCTTCCAAGAAACAGTACGTCTAG